The following DNA comes from Triticum aestivum cultivar Chinese Spring chromosome 3D, IWGSC CS RefSeq v2.1, whole genome shotgun sequence.
TTGGGGGCTTTGGCTTGTGGACTCTGAGAAAGGTGGGTTTGGAGTCTGTTGGCTTGTGAGGTATCGGTAGTTTGTCGATTTATCCCTTTGTGGTCTTTGGGGGTTGATGGGTGTTTCTCATCTTGCTCCTTTAGGACAGCTTACTTCACAGGGACTGATTTGTAATTTATTCGTTTTTTCAGGGTTGCCTTGTATTGCTGTTTGCTGGTTAATAGGTCTGAGGTTATCTTCGGAAAATAAAAAAGATCATGCGTCGTTGTTTTCATTTATTTTCTGCTTGTTTTGGTAGCTGTAACATCATTGTGATTTCTCTTAATAGAAATCGGAGTAGTAGCTCTCTTTATAAAGAAAACACGTATGTATTGTGACGACGATTTGTTGCACGTCCTAACAAATCAGATTTTCCAGATGCTTGAATTCATCAATCAATAAATCCAAAGGCCAGAGGAACACACAAGTTTATTACTACAACGCCAACCCGCATTTCACCAATCCCACTCAAAGAATCATCACATCAAACGAAAAGCACAAGGACAACAAAGCAAACTTTCTCCGGCGGCTCTGCTCCTTCTCAGGCGTACGTATCCTCCGACCCGATCAGCGGCCCAAGGCGTTGTGTCGTTCCACCTGGACGGGCCCGTGACCGCCCGCCTTGATCGTGAGGATGTAGACGAGCTGCGTCAGTGACAGGACGATCGTGAACGCCTCCATGGTCCCCTGCCAACCCAGAGCGCCTTGATCAGTTCACCGACCATATGCACCGGACGAAGTACAGGGCGAGGACAAAAGCGGGAGGAATCTTACCAGCTTCGCGTTTCTTCGGTCGAAACTGATCTCCTGGCAAGCCAGCCTGCAGCAATTTATCAATAATAAGGTTCAGCATAAAGTTTGTCAGACTAAACGAGTTGTGTAATTCGAGAAACGCGCGTGCTTACCCCATGGCTAGGACGGTGAGCGCCCAGGCGAGCAGACCGAGCGACGCCGCGGGCTGCAGGCTGCTGTAGTTCCAGAAGCGGACGTGAGTGAAGCCGACGATGCAGGAGGCCGCGCCGACGACGCCGGCGAGCAGCGCGAACACCACGAAGAAGCCGGTGGCCCAGTTCCCGATGGGGAAGAATATCGGGTGGAAATGCGCCGGGAGACGCAGCTCGGGCCCTGCAGGCAATCACAAATCAGCAACTGGGCAGGCTCTAGCTCTGTTACTACGGCTTTGAGGTTCCGGGCGAGCagcacagcagagcagtacctatGATGAAGCCGCGGTCGATGGCCAAGTTGACCGCCCACCCGCCGATGATGGCGATGATGAGGTACATGCACAAGTTGAGCATCAGCAGGAAGAGGGCCACGGGCTTCAAGTTGTCGACCATTTTCGCCGGACGTACGTGCTGCACTTCCGCAGAATACCGCCACTCGGGTTATTTACAGGAGCTCTCTGTCGCTGATGGTCTGACGATTGAGGCAGTAAATACTGGGATGGAATGCCTGACGCGCGCTTTCAGAAACTGGACGGCTTCGGCGCTTCGCGGTTTATATACATGAACGAATGCATATGCATGTGGCGCGGGGCAGTGCATGCAGCTGGGATTTGTTCgttgcttgccgccctcgccggagcccggagGAAGAACAACTCCGGGTGGCTGTCAGTTAAAGAGTGGGACTTGCAGACGAAGGAAAGGAGCCGAGCGATGGAGGATTTCGTGCTGCTGCAGTCATGTCCCGTGGTGCCTCTCCCTACGGCTAGGTATGTGTACAACTTACGCATACGTGCCCGTCGCCGTCCTATATGTGTAGTTCGTCGATGCCAATGTAGAGTAACTTtctaggtttttctttttctttttgacgaATATAATGTAACTTTCTACTGATTCGTTTCCTTCGCACGGGGCAATAAGCTACTACTAGAAGCAAACCTTTTTTTAGGGATACTAGAAGCAAACCTGATATGTCGATGGACAAATGATGGAGCGGTGGAGGTTTATTTGATTTTTGGAGATATGGAAGATAAGCGAATCATTATTTTCTTAAATTTTGTAGTGTTGAGTATAAGGATTACTAGGGAGTATATGATAGAGTAGGATTTGATCCTGCCTTGTTTTGTACTTCAAGATGGCCTTTGTATTcctatatatatatgcccatgaggctcaagcaatacaacgaacgaACTATTTCACAAATCcatctctcccttctaacatggtatcagtctaaccgatccaaccctagccgccgtccGCCGCTTCCGCCCTGCGCGCCGCCctcggggcggtcggcctccatgaccgctgcCGGGGGCCGCGtcacccgtacctagggttcgtccatcGGTCGTGTTGACCGGTTGATCAAGAGTCTTTTCCCTGAGCCCTTGCTCCggggttttctctctcccgccggtTATCTTGATCGgcggtttctttttggtttttcgatctaatcttgatcggtttgcgtcgcccaccgctgCCGTcgcccccgtgcgcctctactccaacaccggcgcAATCGGTCAGCTTCTTCATCGACCCGGGGGCCTCGTGCGTCATGCAgcggcccttcaccgccgccgttcGTGCGCCGGCCCGCCCGTCAATCTACGCCGGCCGTTACCGCCGTGCTCCGACCGGcactcctgcatcaccccgacctggcggcctcgcgccatgcggcggccaatcatagccgccctgccgcccgccgtcgccggcttcatctcggactccgccgccaccccgcctccatcgagcggcgtccccgacctcgcgcgcgatcggattgatcacccgcccgccgccgcgatccgcctcaacTACGCagtgcgaccgacctggcccgtcggttgcgcGCGCCTTCGCAGgccccgtgaagatcgtccccgagttcagcgcgcctctccaccaatcgagcatcgggctgccgttgtgtcgccccgtcgggccgcagcgccgccgccccgtggttctccctgCGGTTGCATCGACTCGTGCACCgctgttgcgtcgccccttcgggccatagtgCCGCGATACGCGATCCCCGcagccgccccgaggccgtccccgtggctgcaccgactcgcgaaccgtcattgcgtcgccccttcgggcagCAGCGTCGCGGCGCGCGGTCCCCGCCGCTGCCCCGAGGTATTCCCGCGTCGCCCTGACCCGCCTGCCGCTGCTGGATCGCCCCTTCGGGCCCTAGCGCTGCGGCCCGTGGTCCACTTCGCCGTCCCCGCGCGTCGACTTcctgtggtatgcgccgcgccatcttccttggcgcgggaacgccaccatccgccccggtcttcgtcacgctgtcagggttcttcacCTACTTCGAGCACCGTCGCCGCACTCCTGcctagccgccgccgctacctccgtagctgccgccgccgcccgtccacccagttcgtcttcgtccagcaccagcccgtcgccgtcatctaccccgaccacttcatctactccgaccaccgttggtgacattgCCCCCAGgccgatggacgccgcaatcgtcgtcgagttcttcgcTGCTagcccctccgacttctccgacatggcgtataGCTCGTGTAGGtacctcgtctacgcatgcccggtgctggcaacaccgatgcgtgccttcattcaccacgtgtccccgggcttggcaagcctggtcggcgcttcggcaacttcgtcttcgtccgtctacgcatgcccggtgctggcagcaccggtgcgtgccttcgtccacaatgtgtccccgggcttggcaaacccgccgtgccgcgtcgtc
Coding sequences within:
- the LOC123074406 gene encoding membrane protein PM19L, yielding MVDNLKPVALFLLMLNLCMYLIIAIIGGWAVNLAIDRGFIIGPELRLPAHFHPIFFPIGNWATGFFVVFALLAGVVGAASCIVGFTHVRFWNYSSLQPAASLGLLAWALTVLAMGLACQEISFDRRNAKLGTMEAFTIVLSLTQLVYILTIKAGGHGPVQVERHNALGR